GAAAAGAAGCCTGCCCTTAAGCTTACTCCTGAACAATTAGCTCTTTTCCCTGACTTCATTTAGTTATCCCGAACTCAGGTTATTAAATAATTTTTACTCCTATTTTACTCTACTTTGAGTGAGGCCATCGTATCATTTATAAATTAATCCCAAGTTAAATTTGGGATAGCCTTTTGGGTGATTGGCGCGGCGACGACCTTATGTTATAATACCGGCACAGCGTTGGTCAAAGGTTTAGGGGAACTCCAGGTAAGGTATCTCTCAAAATAGTGCGGTTACAGAAGAGAAGATAGCCATTCTTTAACAATAATCCTGGGGCTCCTGGAGAGGAAAAATTGTTATGACTATGTCTTCAGCAACAGAAACCCCTCTACCACGAATCCTTGTTGTTGATGACGACGTAGAAGTGGCTAAATCTATTGAAGCAAGTTTGCGTCATCATTACAAAGTTTTTGTGGTTTATAGTGGGGTGGAAGCGCTGAAACAAGTTCGACGTCATCCGCCAGACCTCATTGTGCTGGATGTGCTGATGCCAGATATGGATGGTTTTGAAACCTGTCGCCAATTGCGGCTTGACCCGACCCTGGCCAATATCCCCATTCTATTTTTAACGGCCCTGGGCCGGCCAGAAGATAGGGTGGCAGGCTTTCGGGCCGGGGCCGATGATTATTTAACCAAACCCTTCAACCTGGAAGAACTCCAACTGCGCATCAAGGCCATCCTGCGCCGAGTCGCCCCGCCTGTTTCCCTGACCAGCGCCAACATTCAAATCCGCGATCTTGTGCTTAACCGGAACAGCTATCAGGTAACCACGGGCAAAAAACAGGCCAAACTAACCCCCATTGAATTTGATTTGCTCTACCATTTGATGATGCATCCCCAAGAAGTTTTTACCAGTGAGCGTTTGTTGCAAGAGGTTTGGGACTATCCTTCGGAGAGCGGTAGCCCCGACCTGGTGCGCATGCACATTAAAAATTTGCGCCAGAAAATTGAAGCTGATCCCGGCAACCCGGAATTTATTTTAACTATTCCTCGCCGGGGATATACCATTGCTTCAGAGTGAAAACTTTAGGTCAAAACGTGGCGGCTAAATAAAATCCCGCCTGAGCTTTCGGCGGGATTTTGTTATGTTATCTTTTTTGTGAAGGCCGGGTTAGCCGGCCATATCCAAGATTTTCTGTTGTTCAGTAACCGGCTCCAACAACTCAACCTTATTACGCACAATCCGGGTCGGTCGGGTAGGGGCGTTAGACAGTGCTTTTTCCAATTGTTTGATTTCTGGATATAAATCATCTGTTGTTTGGGGCGACGCAGTTGACCAACGCTTCTGAGTGAGCCAGTCAATAACTTCGGTTAGCTTTTGGGTAATCGAATTTTGTGACTGCGTATTCATCAGGAATATCATCTCCTTGTTAAACATACAATAACTTTTTTTGTTCCCTTCTTTCTTTGACAACGCCTGGCCGAGGACAACGGCTTCTGACGCCATAGTTTAGCAATATTCCCTTTCTTTATAGTACATGCCAGGGGCCTATTTTATCAACCCCAAAAAGTGGGCATTTGCCCTAACCAAATATATGTTACTGAAGGACTGAATTTCTGCAAATTCCAACAGCAATTTAAAAACGGCCCATCTGGTTATCTCGATTCTGCTTCCGGCTTGTGGTATAATTAAACTAAAAAGAGATAAAATGCTGACCATTGACGGCGTTTACGGTGAAGGGGGCGGCCAAATACTCCGCACGGCTGTTACCCTGGCCACCATTTTGGCTCAACCCATTTGCCTTAAAAATAAAAGTTGAGATTCCGGGTCGGAATAGTGAGGCCAATACCCCTGCCGAAGCGGAATCCTGGCCGCGGCTGCCGGGGCCAGAAACATTTTTTACGCCTGTGCCCGGGTTGAGAAATCTGTGGTCGGAACAAGTGGCCCAAGAAGCCGTGCAGCACTTGTTGGCCTTTCAGCGCAGCGGCGCGGCGCTGGACGAACATCTGGCCGATCAACTTATTTTGCCGCTGGCGCTCTGCGGCCACCCGGCTGTTTTATCAACCGAGCGGATTTCTGAACACACGCGCACCAACCTTTGGGTGGTTGAACAATTTTTTGGCCCGGTAGCTAAAATTGAACCGGAAAACAATCTCATCCGGCTTTATGGTGATTGAAGGGTAGTTATGCCATCTGGCGGTAAAAATCCTCGTATTTTAATTATTGCTCCCACCGACGATGCCTCTTTGCGCGTTAGCCTGGAAAAACAATATGGCCTGGTGGTGCGTCATCAAACCAGCGGGCAGGCGGCC
This is a stretch of genomic DNA from Anaerolineae bacterium. It encodes these proteins:
- a CDS encoding response regulator transcription factor, encoding MTMSSATETPLPRILVVDDDVEVAKSIEASLRHHYKVFVVYSGVEALKQVRRHPPDLIVLDVLMPDMDGFETCRQLRLDPTLANIPILFLTALGRPEDRVAGFRAGADDYLTKPFNLEELQLRIKAILRRVAPPVSLTSANIQIRDLVLNRNSYQVTTGKKQAKLTPIEFDLLYHLMMHPQEVFTSERLLQEVWDYPSESGSPDLVRMHIKNLRQKIEADPGNPEFILTIPRRGYTIASE